The following is a genomic window from SAR86 cluster bacterium.
GTAAAGAGCTTTGTGATAAATATAATCTTCAAATGATGGCTAATAATAATAGAGCTACTAATAAAACAGCCTTTACAGTTTCAATTGAAGCGGCAGAAGGAATAACAACAGGTATTTCTGCTGCAGATAGAGCTCATACAATCAAAACAGCCTTAGATAAAAAATCTAAACCATCCGATATTGTTCAGCCTGGTCATATATTTCCTCTCAGAGCAATGAAAGGTGGAGTTCTTAGTAGAGCTGGACATACTGAAGCTGCCTGTGATTTAGCTGAATTGGCTGGACTGCAGTCAGCTGGAGTGATATGCGAAATAATGAATGATGATGGTACTATGGCAAGAAGAGATGATTTAATAAAATTTGGTAAAGAAAATAATATTAAAGTTGGTACTATTGCAGACTTAATTGATTACAGGCTTTCGATGGATGCTACTGTTGAATCTGTGCTTGATAAAAATGTTATAAATGAGTTTGGTGAATTTAAGTTAAATGTGTGGAGAGATAAGATTTATGATGAATATCATTTTTCTCTCTCTATGGGTGATTTAGATAATGTTGAGTCTCCTCTAGTTAGGGTACAAACTCAAAGCATACTTCAAGATTTGCTTGGTATTGATGATTTAGGAAAAAATTGGTCTATAAGAGATTCTTTAAAAAGAATTGCTAAGGAAGGTACAGGATTGTTTGTTCTTATTAATCACAGAGATGCAAAAAGTTATTGGTTAAATAAACTTGAAGAAAAGGAAATAGAACCTAAAAGTAATAGAAGAGTAATAGGAGTTGGATCACAAATATTAAGAGCTTTGAACTTAAAAAAAATAACTGTATTAGGAACGCCTACAAAATATAGCGCAGTTTCTGGGTTTGATATAGAA
Proteins encoded in this region:
- the ribB gene encoding 3,4-dihydroxy-2-butanone-4-phosphate synthase, yielding MNKSSTLEIIDDIKAGKMVIVVDDESRENEGDLICAADLVTPEIINFMASKGKGLICLPMSKELCDKYNLQMMANNNRATNKTAFTVSIEAAEGITTGISAADRAHTIKTALDKKSKPSDIVQPGHIFPLRAMKGGVLSRAGHTEAACDLAELAGLQSAGVICEIMNDDGTMARRDDLIKFGKENNIKVGTIADLIDYRLSMDATVESVLDKNVINEFGEFKLNVWRDKIYDEYHFSLSMGDLDNVESPLVRVQTQSILQDLLGIDDLGKNWSIRDSLKRIAKEGTGLFVLINHRDAKSYWLNKLEEKEIEPKSNRRVIGVGSQILRALNLKKITVLGTPTKYSAVSGFDIEITGFENE